In Saccharothrix syringae, the following are encoded in one genomic region:
- a CDS encoding muconolactone Delta-isomerase family protein translates to MLFYCQMRWNHEGRISLDELWEIEEEETRHAEETLSSGYCIGLWKVAGQKRVIAVVDAESAEELDRSVFRLPMREYLEFEVIWPLRDYLGFAEDVANRYRPAEDPAGATGGSR, encoded by the coding sequence ATGTTGTTTTACTGCCAGATGCGGTGGAACCACGAGGGCCGCATCAGCTTGGACGAGCTGTGGGAGATCGAGGAGGAGGAGACCCGCCACGCCGAGGAGACGCTGAGCTCCGGCTACTGCATCGGCTTGTGGAAGGTGGCCGGGCAGAAGCGGGTCATCGCGGTGGTGGACGCGGAGTCCGCCGAGGAGCTCGACCGGTCGGTGTTCCGCCTGCCGATGCGCGAGTACCTGGAGTTCGAGGTCATCTGGCCGCTGCGCGACTACCTCGGTTTCGCCGAGGACGTGGCCAACCGCTACCGGCCGGCCGAGGACCCCGCCGGGGCGACCGGGGGCAGCCGGTGA